A window from Fragaria vesca subsp. vesca linkage group LG5, FraVesHawaii_1.0, whole genome shotgun sequence encodes these proteins:
- the LOC101297156 gene encoding arginine decarboxylase-like, whose amino-acid sequence MLSVSVFSASSDLTLHLGFRNNWTFGRPRASLSQESINLEPREKEDETSWTVTARSATKDKSLVSSSLTTSKQQNSTPLVTALKASAEQNAATFHFPGHNRGRAAPNSITELIGSKPFLHDLPELPELDNLFSPEGPILDAQQQAAKLFGSLETWFLVGGTTCGIQAAIMATCSPGDILVLPRNSHISAVSALILSGAVPKYIIPDYNSDWNIAVGVTPSQVETAIKEVEKEGQKAAAVFITSPTYHGICSNLSEITQLCHSHGIPVIVDEAHGAHLGFHPHMPSSAIQQGADIAVQSTHKVLCSLTQSSMLHLSGTLVDRGKISRCLQTLQSSSPSYLLLASLDAARAQISEDPETIFDKALQLAIEARNMLRKTTGISVLDVTSFPKFPAIDPLRLTIGFRQLGLSGFEADEILYKDHDIICELVETQSITFVITLGTCREHVQKLVSGIQHIAAASPSSCAAKMKVDGNNLAPFADIKTSLIPRDAFFSGKKRASIENSLGEVCGELICPYPPGIPVLIPGEIITKKALDYLLHVRSKGAVITGASDSLLSSIVICNK is encoded by the exons ATGCTCAGTGTTTCTGTGTTCTCAGCTTCCTCAGACCTT ACTTTGCATTTGGGTTTTAGGAATAACTGGACTTTCGGAAGACCACGCGCTTCTCTATCTCAG GAAAGTATAAATTTAGAGCCTAGAGAGAAGGAAGATGAAACAAGTTGGACAGTGACGGCCAGGTCTGCCACCAAGGATAAGAGTTTAGTTTCTAGCTCTCTGACGACTTCCAAGCAACAGAACTCTACTCCACTTGTCACTGCCTTGAAGGCTTCAGCTGAACAAAATGCCGCCACCTTTCACTTTCCTGGGCACAACAGAGGTCGAGCTGCACCAAATTCTATAACTGAACTTATTGGTTCCAAACCTTTTCTTCATGACTTACCTGAGCTTCCAGAACTTGACAACCTCTTTTCTCCGGAAGGGCCAATTTTAGATGCACAACAACAGGCAGCCAAACTCTTTGGCTCATTGGAGACATGGTTCCTTGTAGGAGGTACGACATGTGGAATTCAAGCAGCCATTATGGCTACTTGTTCCCCTGGAGATATTTTAGTTCTCCCTCGGAATTCCCATATATCAGCTGTATCGGCTTTAATATTGTCTGGTGCGGTACCCAAGTACATTATCCCTGATTATAACTCTGACTGGAACATTGCTGTTGGGGTCACTCCATCACAG GTGGAGACGGCTATCAAGGAAGTGGAGAAAGAAGGGCAAAAGGCAGCTGCTGTTTTCATCACTTCTCCAACATATCATGGTATATGCAGCAACTTGAGCGAGATAACCCAATTGTGCCATTCTCATGGGATCCCTGTGATTGTTGATGAGGCCCATGGAGCGCATTTGGGATTTCATCCCCATATGCCGAGTTCAGCCATCCAGCAAGGTGCTGATATAGCTGTCCAATCCACTCACAAGGTTCTTTGCTCGCTCACACAATCATCAATGTTGCACTTGTCTGGTACACTTGTAGATAGAGGAAAGATTTCTAGATGCCTTCAAACACTTCAAAGCAGTAGTCCTAGTTATCTTCTATTGGCATCATTAGATGCAGCTAGAGCTCAAATTAGTGAAGATCCTGAAACCATTTTTGATAAAGCATTGCAACTGGCTATTGAAGCTAGGAATATGTTGAGAAAGACTACTGGTATTTCAGTGCTTGATGTTACAAGCTTCCCAAAGTTTCCTGCAATTGATCCTTTGCGGCTTACTATAGGATTTCGACAGCTTGGCTTGTCTGGTTTTGAAGCTGATGAAATTTTGTACAAGGATCATGATATCATTTGTGAACTAGTTGAGACCCAATCCATTACTTTTGTAATTACCCTTGGAACTTGTAGAGAGCATGTTCAGAAGCTTGTATCAGGCATACAGCATATAGCAGCCGCTTCTCCATCATCTTGTGCTGCTAAAATGAAGGTGGACGGTAATAATCTTGCACCGTTTGCAGATATTAAAACTAGCTTGATTCCTAGAGATGCATTTTTTAGTGGTAAAAAGAGAGCGAGTATCGAAAACAGCTTGGGCGAGGTTTGTGGGGAGCTTATATGTCCATATCCACCTGGGATTCCAGTGTTGATTCCTGGAGAGATTATAACAAAGAAAGCTTTGGATTATCTGCTACATGTTAGAAGCAAGGGCGCTGTCATCACTGGTGCTTCTGATTCCCTACTTTCATCCATAGTTATCTGTAATAAGTAA
- the LOC101307118 gene encoding methyl-CpG-binding domain-containing protein 2-like, protein MDPTGLNPCKITLKLGRDREQEKPPAKTNENIAGVSPSSSSVSSPPSSPSSSDEILQSHLKSQELVVYDPAVAAAGGNVNRVRNLNPNPINSISPVGQGPRVLPSVGAFTVQCANCFKWRLIPTKEQYEQIREHILEEPFFCETAKEWRPSISCDDPADINQDGSRLWAIDRPNIAQPPPGWQRLLRIRGEGSTKFADVYYQAPSGKRLRSMVEIQKYLIEHPEYMVDGLSMAQFSFQIPRPLQENYVRKRPAAPRLTAADHASRTLEPTEANPIAWAGPDDTELQLGSPYLEAHVFDPVGRPTKKRAKTRTPSRVYNSNLNISTESS, encoded by the exons ATGGACCCCACCGGCCTGAATCCTTGTAAGATTACTCTCAAGCTCGGAAGAGACCGAGAGCAGGAAAAGCCGCCGGCGAAAACGAATGAGAACATAGCCGGCGTATCTCCTTCGTCTTCCTCCGTCTCGTCGCCGCCGTCTTCTCCTTCCTCCTCCGACGAGATTCTCCAGTCTCATCTTAAGTCGCAGGAGCTCGTGGTTTACGACCCCGCCGTCGCCGCCGCCGGTGGTAATGTGAATCGTGTCCGGAATCTGAATCCGAATCCGATAAATTCCATTTCTCCGGTTGGTCAAGGTCCTAGGGTTTTGCCGTCGGTCGGGGCCTTCACTGTGCAGTGCGCTAATTGCTTCAAGTGGAGGCTGATTCCGACGAAGGAGCAGTACGAGCAAATCCGGGAGCACATTCTGGAGGAGCCGTTTTTCTGTGAGACTGCCAAGGAGTGGAGGCCGTCGATTTCGTGTGATGATCCAGCTGACATTAATCAAGACGGGAGCCGGCTCTGGGCCATTGATAGGCCCAACATTGCTCAGCCGCCGCCTGGATGGCAACGGCTGCTGAGGATTCGAGGTGAAGGAAGCACCAAGTTTGCTGACGT TTACTATCAAGCGCCGTCGGGCAAGAGACTTCGGTCCATGGTGGAGATTCAAAA GTATTTGATTGAACATCCGGAGTATATGGTGGATGGGCTATCTATGGCACAATTTTCATTTCAGATTCCAAGGCCGCTGCAGGAGAATTATGTGAGGAAACGCCCTGCTGCTCCTCGTTTGACAGCTGCTGACCATGCCAGTAGAACTCTTGAACCGACTGAAG CTAATCCGATAGCATGGGCTGGTCCAGATGATACAGAGTTGCAACTTGGTTCTCCATACTTGGAGGCTCATGTGTTTGACCCTGTTGGTCGACCTACAAAGAAGCGAGCCAAAACAAGAACTCCATCAAGGGTCTACAATAGTAATTTAAATATCAGCACAGAGTCGAGCTAG
- the LOC101307399 gene encoding mitochondrial import receptor subunit TOM7-1-like: MASRVSLKTKGKSTGKGSKGSDERSITQAVKEWTNWTMKKAKVVTHYGFIPLIIIIGMNSDPKPQLSQLLSPV; the protein is encoded by the coding sequence ATGGCGTCGAGGGTTAGCTTGAAGACCAAGGGCAAGTCCACCGGCAAGGGCTCCAAGGGTTCCGACGAGCGGTCAATTACTCAGGCCGTCAAGGAGTGGACCAACTGGACCATGAAGAAGGCCAAGGTCGTCACTCACTATGGATTCATTCCTCTCATCATCATCATCGGGATGAACTCGGACCCCAAACCCCAACTCTCTCAGCTTCTCAGCCCCGTCTGA
- the LOC101307696 gene encoding uncharacterized protein LOC101307696: protein MGGGMEANKNRFVEEWGAARENLEHNFRWTRRNFAIIGIFGIAIPVLVYKGIVREFHMQDEDAGRPYRKFL from the exons ATGGGGGGAGGAATGGAGGCAAACAAGAACAGGTTCGTGGAGGAGTGGGGCGCCGCCAGAGAAAATCTGGAGCACAACTTCCGTTGGACTCGCCGCAATTTCGCCATCATCGGTATCTTCGGCATCGCTATCCCCGTCCTAGTCTACAAGGGCATCGTCCGCGAATTC CATATGCAAGATGAGGATGCAGGCAGACCATATAGGAAGTTTCTGTGA
- the LOC101307991 gene encoding F-box protein At5g07610-like — protein MSVSSSATDVANNEDLLSQILVRLPPKSLLCFKSVSKQWLSLISSPQFIVTHILCRGSASPSGLLLNNDYLHTPEFHYVPLTHSNPSQTSPPYLSYLGAPRIKILQSCNGLLLCSSAYQKNDPNYELKYFDDFTQTEDDVLLPDIWHVIPTISNSCIQTRIHYSGFRFYVCNPTTKQFNTLSFPFFQYHILALNLAFDPLHSPYYKILCILKKNLDTFIIHLYNSETKTWNPSSVSFNAPWEISFREPVFCRRAIHWYSDRQTSLYYDVDKECLNPMPMPPSSTYGTVNYFGESGGHLHLIMSYVLELDVFELQKDYSAWSVRYHINLEAIRVSLYGMCGFSSNEFIASVLRITRGEKEEESEAVVFMFGVEGIMVVSYNLSDGTHRRHTGLVPSRGDVHDFKLLHSYRDTFPFIETLSPI, from the coding sequence ATGTCAGTCTCATCATCAGCCACAGATGTTGCCAACAACGAAGATCTTCTATCGCAAATTCTTGTTCGATTACCCCCAAAATCCCTCCTGTGCTTCAAATCTGTGTCCAAGCAGTGGCTTTCTCTCATTTCCAGCCCCCAATTCATTGTCACCCACATCCTCTGCCGAGGCAGCGCATCCCCTTCTGGCCTACTCCTAAACAATGACTACTTGCATACTCCGGAGTTCCACTATGTTCCTCTGACACACTCTAATCCCTCTCAAACTTCCCCTCCATATCTGAGCTATCTTGGCGCCCCACGCATCAAGATCCTACAGTCTTGTAATGGTTTGCTCTTGTGTTCTTCTGCCTACCAAAAAAATGATCCAAATTATGAACTCAAATACTTTGATGACTTCACGCAGACAGAGGATGATGTTCTCTTGCCAGACATATGGCATGTTATCCCAACAATCTCAAACTCCTGCATTCAAACAAGAATCCATTATTCTGGTTTTAGATTCTATGTTTGCAATCCCACCACCAAGCAGTTCAATACCCTTTCTTTTCCTTTCTTTCAGTACCACATACTTGCTCTTAATCTGGCTTTTGATCCTTTGCATTCACCCTACTACAAAATATTGTGTATACTCAAGAAGAATCTGGATACTTTTATAATTCACCTGTATAATTCCGAGACAAAAACTTGGAACCCATCTTCGGTATCTTTTAATGCACCCTGGGAAATATCCTTCCGTGAACCTGTGTTTTGTAGGCGTGCAATTCACTGGTATAGTGACCGGCAGACTTCTCTTTACTATGATGTGGATAAGGAGTGCTTGAACCCAATGCCTATGCCCCCGTCTTCGACTTATGGAACTGTCAATTATTTTGGGGAGTCTGGAGGCCATCTGCATCTGATAATGTCCTATGTGCTAGAACTCGATGTGTTTGAGTTACAGAAAGATTATTCTGCATGGTCAGTGAGGTATCATATCAATCTTGAAGCCATAAGAGTTTCACTCTATGGTATGTGTGGCTTTTCCAGCAACGAATTCATTGCTTCAGTACTGAGAATTACTCGTGGTGAAAAGGAAGAGGAATCAGAGGCGGTGGTATTTATGTTTGGTGTGGAAGGTATTATGGTTGTCTCTTACAATTTGAGTGATGGGACACATAGAAGACATACAGGTTTGGTTCCTTCTCGGGGAGATGTTCATGATTTCAAGCTGCTCCATTCCTATAGAGACACCTTTCCATTCATAGAGACTCTGTCTCCTATATAA